A single window of Phycisphaerae bacterium DNA harbors:
- a CDS encoding 4Fe-4S dicluster domain-containing protein, producing the protein MLRVLKTRLQQKHQTMAYPDGGPPPLPPRFAGRPVIDAQRCRDGCSQCVAVCPIGAITRDDLTGSPRLDTGACLFCRACQNACPHEAIQFSREYRLAAAARDDLMVTHGSPDFPSAAHKLASKLFSRSLKLRQVSAGGCNACEADSNVLTTLAWDIGRFGIQFVASPRHADGLLITGPVTENMRLALRKTYEAVPAPKIVIAVGACAIAGGPFRDHPEQHNGASAAVPVDLFVPGCPPHPLTILDGLLRLLGRTADYRRS; encoded by the coding sequence GCTTCCGCCGCGTTTCGCCGGTCGGCCGGTCATCGACGCCCAGCGTTGTCGGGACGGCTGCTCGCAATGCGTCGCGGTCTGTCCGATCGGAGCGATCACGCGAGACGATTTGACCGGTTCGCCCCGCCTCGACACCGGCGCCTGCCTGTTCTGCCGCGCCTGCCAGAACGCCTGTCCGCACGAGGCGATCCAATTCAGCCGCGAGTACCGCCTCGCCGCCGCCGCCCGAGACGACCTGATGGTGACGCACGGCTCGCCCGACTTCCCCTCCGCCGCGCACAAGCTGGCCTCAAAGCTGTTCAGCCGTTCGCTCAAACTGCGCCAGGTCTCGGCAGGGGGGTGCAATGCGTGCGAAGCCGATTCCAACGTGCTGACGACGCTGGCCTGGGATATCGGCCGGTTCGGCATCCAGTTCGTCGCCTCGCCGCGCCACGCCGACGGCCTGCTGATCACCGGCCCGGTCACCGAGAACATGCGGCTGGCCCTCCGCAAAACCTACGAAGCCGTTCCCGCTCCCAAAATCGTCATCGCCGTCGGCGCCTGCGCCATCGCGGGCGGTCCGTTCCGCGACCATCCGGAACAGCACAACGGCGCCTCGGCCGCGGTGCCGGTCGACCTCTTTGTCCCCGGATGCCCGCCGCACCCGCTGACCATCCTCGACGGCCTCCTCCGCCTGCTCGGCAGAACCGCCGACTATCGCCGTTCATGA